From a single Candidatus Marinimicrobia bacterium CG08_land_8_20_14_0_20_45_22 genomic region:
- a CDS encoding 50S ribosomal protein L13 encodes MSKEMFKTYYPKLNEIDRKWVVIDADGKVLGRLATQVAAILRGKNKPEFTPHMDTGDFVIIVNAEKIRLTGKKADIKTYFSHSGYLGGERVRQYKDVMAAKPTSIIERAVKGMLPHNALGRQLFRKLKVYVGPEHPHTAQQPQSIEIEG; translated from the coding sequence GTGAGTAAAGAAATGTTTAAAACATATTATCCGAAGTTGAATGAAATTGATCGCAAGTGGGTTGTGATTGACGCAGACGGTAAGGTGCTTGGACGTCTGGCGACTCAGGTTGCGGCAATTCTCCGGGGCAAAAACAAGCCGGAATTCACTCCGCACATGGACACGGGTGATTTTGTCATCATTGTCAATGCAGAAAAGATTCGGTTGACCGGGAAAAAAGCCGATATCAAAACCTACTTTTCGCATTCCGGGTATCTGGGAGGTGAAAGAGTTCGTCAATACAAAGATGTCATGGCGGCAAAGCCGACCAGCATCATTGAACGCGCCGTCAAAGGAATGTTGCCGCATAATGCGCTTGGACGGCAGTTGTTCAGAAAATTAAAAGTCTATGTCGGACCTGAACATCCGCATACGGCACAACAACCTCAATCGATAGAAATAGAAGGATAG
- a CDS encoding 30S ribosomal protein S9, with protein MAKIEYVSLGRRKKATARLRMHTGEGTITVNNRTFENYFGHGILKQIIMQPLILCGAAGQYNIDVNVNGGGLTGQADAIKLALARALEQINPDNRQKLKPAGFLTRDARVKERKKYGLAGARRAYQFSKR; from the coding sequence ATGGCAAAAATAGAATATGTTTCTCTCGGTCGTCGCAAAAAAGCTACTGCTCGTCTCAGAATGCATACCGGAGAAGGGACAATTACGGTCAATAATCGTACTTTCGAAAATTACTTCGGTCATGGAATTTTGAAACAAATCATCATGCAACCGCTGATTTTATGCGGTGCAGCCGGTCAATACAATATTGACGTTAACGTCAACGGCGGCGGTTTGACGGGTCAGGCGGATGCGATCAAACTGGCTCTTGCCCGCGCACTCGAACAAATCAATCCGGATAATCGCCAGAAACTCAAACCGGCTGGCTTTCTGACTCGCGATGCTCGTGTGAAAGAAAGAAAGAAATACGGCTTGGCTGGTGCTCGTCGCGCATACCAGTTCTCCAAACGTTAA
- the rpsB gene encoding 30S ribosomal protein S2, which translates to MSNISEEQLWKSGAHFGHLTRKWNPKMKGYIFMSKNGIHIIDLKKTVECLDDATRFIRESVRKGGDVLFVGTKKQARDIIQTEADRCGMFYVVERWLGGTLTNFTTIKKSIRHLQKLEKDKSVGYDENLTKKEKLSLERERIKLADLHRGIKDMKKVPDVLVVVDTLHDNIAVQEAKRLDIPVIAILDTNADPTVVDFPIPANDDSIQTIQLIISEIANAVIEAKGGRPAESTASTSKAES; encoded by the coding sequence ATGAGTAATATTAGTGAAGAACAGCTGTGGAAATCTGGCGCCCATTTTGGCCATCTTACCAGAAAATGGAATCCGAAGATGAAAGGATACATTTTCATGTCCAAAAATGGCATTCATATTATTGATTTAAAGAAGACTGTTGAGTGCTTGGATGATGCAACTCGGTTCATCCGTGAGTCCGTCCGTAAGGGCGGCGATGTCCTTTTCGTTGGAACCAAGAAACAAGCGAGAGACATCATTCAGACGGAAGCCGATCGTTGCGGAATGTTTTATGTTGTTGAACGGTGGCTCGGCGGAACGCTGACGAATTTTACAACGATTAAGAAAAGTATCCGGCATCTTCAGAAACTCGAAAAAGACAAATCGGTCGGTTACGATGAAAATCTAACCAAGAAAGAAAAATTATCACTCGAGCGCGAACGTATCAAACTTGCCGACTTGCATCGTGGGATCAAAGACATGAAGAAGGTCCCGGACGTCCTGGTTGTCGTCGATACGTTGCACGATAATATCGCCGTTCAGGAAGCGAAACGCCTTGATATTCCCGTCATCGCCATTCTGGATACAAACGCCGATCCGACCGTTGTTGATTTTCCGATTCCGGCAAACGACGATTCCATTCAAACGATTCAGTTGATTATTAGCGAAATCGCCAATGCGGTCATTGAAGCCAAAGGCGGACGCCCGGCAGAATCTACCGCTTCTACTTCCAAAGCAGAGAGTTAA
- the tsf gene encoding translation elongation factor Ts — MEITASQVKELRERTGIGMMDCKNALVEANGDSDKAVDILRKKGIAKAEKKADRKVKEGVILSYIHPGNKLGVLVEVNCETDFVARTDDFLTFVKGIAMHIAATSPIAIRREEIDPKVIDKEKEIYREQARGQKKPEALLEKIAEGKLEKFYQESCLLEQPFIKDPQTTVKDYQTAIIAKIGENIYINRFVRFHLGESA, encoded by the coding sequence ATGGAAATTACCGCCAGCCAGGTAAAGGAACTTAGAGAAAGAACTGGCATTGGGATGATGGATTGTAAAAATGCGCTGGTGGAAGCCAACGGCGACTCCGATAAAGCCGTCGATATTCTCCGGAAAAAAGGCATTGCCAAAGCCGAGAAAAAAGCCGATCGCAAAGTCAAGGAAGGCGTTATCCTTTCTTATATTCATCCCGGGAATAAACTGGGTGTTCTTGTTGAAGTAAACTGCGAAACTGATTTTGTTGCTAGAACCGACGACTTTTTAACTTTTGTCAAAGGTATCGCCATGCATATTGCCGCCACGAGTCCGATTGCGATCCGTCGCGAAGAAATCGATCCGAAAGTTATTGACAAAGAAAAAGAGATTTACCGCGAACAGGCGAGAGGGCAAAAAAAGCCGGAGGCGCTTTTAGAAAAGATTGCCGAAGGTAAACTGGAAAAATTTTATCAGGAATCCTGCCTGCTGGAACAACCTTTTATCAAAGATCCTCAGACGACCGTGAAAGATTATCAGACGGCAATAATCGCAAAGATCGGCGAAAATATTTATATCAATCGCTTCGTCCGATTTCATTTGGGCGAATCCGCATAA
- a CDS encoding UMP kinase produces the protein MQKSTYQRVLLKFSGEALAGDKHLGYDPDVLDFLGDEICSAKQLGIEIGIVIGGGNIFRGLAASQRGMNRVRADYMGMLATVINALAIQDVLESKGLKVRVMSAIQMIEVAEPMIIRLADEYLAKGDIVIFSGGTGRPFFSTDSGAALRAVEIRADAIIKATKVEGVYDKDPEKFSDAKFFSHLNYQTAIEKQLKVMDLTAITLCQDNNLPIIVYNMKKAGNLKRLLLGESVGTIIDRS, from the coding sequence ATGCAGAAGTCAACATACCAAAGAGTTCTCCTGAAGTTTTCAGGGGAGGCTCTTGCCGGTGATAAGCATTTGGGTTACGATCCAGATGTTCTCGATTTTCTGGGTGATGAAATCTGTTCGGCGAAGCAGTTAGGTATCGAGATCGGCATCGTCATCGGCGGCGGCAACATTTTCCGCGGATTAGCGGCCAGTCAAAGAGGAATGAATCGCGTTCGCGCCGATTATATGGGCATGCTGGCGACCGTCATCAACGCGCTTGCCATTCAGGATGTTCTGGAATCGAAAGGTTTGAAAGTCCGCGTCATGTCTGCGATCCAGATGATCGAGGTCGCCGAACCGATGATTATCCGGCTTGCCGATGAATATCTCGCTAAAGGCGACATCGTGATTTTCAGCGGCGGCACAGGCAGACCATTTTTTAGTACCGATTCCGGCGCCGCTCTCAGAGCCGTTGAAATTCGGGCAGACGCTATCATCAAAGCGACGAAAGTTGAAGGTGTTTATGACAAAGACCCGGAAAAGTTCAGCGATGCTAAATTCTTCTCTCATCTCAACTATCAGACGGCGATCGAAAAACAATTGAAAGTAATGGACCTGACGGCAATCACGCTTTGTCAGGATAACAATCTGCCGATTATTGTCTATAATATGAAAAAAGCTGGAAATTTAAAACGATTACTGCTCGGAGAATCCGTCGGCACAATCATTGACAGGAGTTGA
- a CDS encoding ribosome recycling factor codes for MIRDILKDAEDRMKKSLETSQHDMAVIRTGRATPSLLDSIRVDYYGSMVPLKQVANVAAPDARLLVVQVFDRNAIQSVEKAIRTSDLGLNPKVEGNILRLPIPSLTEDRRKELIKFIHKLAEEGRISIRNVRRDANEMTKDLEKSGDISEDDSHLGLEKIQELTDKYTKLVDEIVKRKEKEIMEE; via the coding sequence ATGATTAGAGATATTTTAAAAGACGCCGAAGATCGAATGAAAAAAAGCCTTGAAACCAGTCAACACGATATGGCTGTCATCCGAACCGGACGCGCGACGCCTTCGCTTCTGGATTCGATCCGCGTAGATTATTACGGTTCGATGGTTCCTCTCAAACAAGTGGCGAATGTTGCGGCTCCAGACGCACGATTGCTTGTCGTTCAGGTTTTTGACCGAAACGCCATACAGTCCGTCGAAAAAGCGATCCGAACTTCCGATCTTGGCTTGAATCCGAAAGTTGAAGGAAATATTCTCCGTCTGCCGATTCCCTCTTTGACCGAAGACCGCCGCAAAGAACTGATCAAATTCATTCACAAACTTGCGGAAGAAGGAAGAATCTCGATCCGGAACGTCCGTAGGGACGCCAACGAGATGACGAAAGACCTTGAAAAAAGCGGCGACATTTCGGAAGACGATTCACATCTTGGTTTGGAGAAGATTCAGGAACTTACGGATAAATATACCAAACTCGTGGACGAAATAGTGAAGCGGAAAGAAAAAGAAATCATGGAAGAGTAA